A window of Zonotrichia leucophrys gambelii isolate GWCS_2022_RI chromosome 6, RI_Zleu_2.0, whole genome shotgun sequence genomic DNA:
agctggagagcagccccgtggaaagggacctgggggccCTGGTCAGTGGGAAGTTGACCATGAGCCAGCAGGAATCTgtgtcagaggaggtttaggctggatgtTGGGAAGAGgattttcacccagagggtggccaggcactggaacagaggagtggtcacagcaccaagcctgccaGAGTTCAATAcgtgtttggacaatgctctcaggcacacggtgtgattcttggggctgtcctgtgcagggccaggagctggactcgatgatcttcagaggtcccttccagctgaggatattctatgattctattacATCATGCTTCAGGAGAGAAAAACCCCtttacacattttaaattattgttcCTGTAGAACTTACAATCTTTCTTTAAAGTCTAGTTCACACAACATTACTGCATTATTGGACATGTCACTGAATTAAATATGACTACAGAATTCAATTACCATCAATGGGATCATGAAATACGTTATTTTCATCTGCAAAACTTCTGGTGCCTGAAATATTCCCATAATCAAATATTGGTCCTTCCAACAGGGTCACGATATCTATTCGATTAATTTTTGTCAATACAGAAGTTAAGgcatcagctgaaaaaaaaaaaagcaaaacacatcaGAAAAAGGTTCAGCATTGCAGAACTGTGTGATCATTTTTCTCAATTACATTCAAACTGCATTACTTACAAATTACTGTCATGTCCCAATGCCTTTGGTTCTAGCAAAGCCCAGCATTTGCCTGAGCAGTCATTCAGCTGCCTACTTATTCAACATACACATCTATTATGAGTCTACACTTTCTCCAAGTATAATTACATTACAACACAAAAGGCACAAAGAATAAGGTCAGATAGTTCTTAAAGAACATATTTACTTACTACTGacacaaaatattcttttactGGAGTGTAAAGGGAGAGTAAAAATCCTTTTACCATTCTGTTTTGAGGCAGAATATGCAGTCATGTAGGTAATAATGCATATAAGGCTATTCATGCAGTACATCATGAAATCTCATTTACAGTAATCCTGTTGTGAGAGCACAGTAATACTGGAAATCACTTCTACAGTGAAAGAGATCAAAGGAGACTCAAATGGTGTGTAGGAGTTGGTGGATCAGAGAAGGGTAACGAACACCATTCACACCTCACAAAAATCAACCCCTCTCTTTCAATTTGAGCAATTCAAGTGAAATGTACAGATGATAAACTCATAATCATCAGCACAGAATCAGCGTCTCCATCACTCCTCATAGGAGGAGTTTAGTCTTTTCCTATGACCTGCAAATTAGTGAGACTACCTAAACTTTCCAGGCAGTCATTTCCATGTTCTACATTCCTTGCTATTGGAAAGTTTTGCCTTTTATTGTCTTTACTGGAGCTCAAGTTCATTACCTGTTCTATCAGTTATGGATGTGGAGAACAGATCATTTCCTTCTGCATATATAGTGAATAAATATGACATATTTCTGACTCCTGGTAAAAATGCACCTGAAACTTCTTTTTTCATTGATGGTTTGTGAAGGACATTCATAATGTTTTCTTCAACTTGGCAACAACTGAAATGGGCTATAACTTATAAACAACAAAAGTAACTACTTGAACTTACTTGTAGCATTTTTCCCATCTCTGGTAAcccatttttttaataacatgaAGCTTTGAGCAATAAGAGAATTCGGGTTTTCTACTCGGATTTGATTTATTTCATCCACAGAAAAATTCAGTTCTCTTGCCAGTTctataaagacaaaaaaagcaagcgagaaaagaaaacaaacccaaaaacaccaaagaaagcaaaaatcccTCAATTGTGTTGTCAAGCTTAAAAAAACTAACTTTCATAAAAACTAACATAGGTCACAGAGACATCAACAAAACTCCCTGACACAAACTTTACAGATAACAATGAACATGGCATTATATCCCCATACTTCCTAAGCCTCTCAGCTCCTTGGGAGAACATCCCGACAGGAAAGCCATTCAGctattttctctttgatttaCCGAAAGATCAAGGAATAATTTCCTATTAGGCATCTTTGCCCAGCAACACATTGCACATTTTGGGAAGCTGTGAATTTGGCAGAGCCTGATGCAGTCTTGCTGCGTCTTTTGGTAAAAGAATACCTAAACACATGCAATAGCAAAGACAGATTTCAATATCAAAGCAGAAAAGCTTACCTGTCCAGCTAAGTCCTAGGTGATCAGCTACAATTGCCATCCTTATATCTGTCCGTTCACATGGACTCTGTGGACCTGTGATTTACAATTTCTCAATTAAAAAGGTTTTGCACAGAAAACCACAATACCGGATAATagtttataataaataatagcTTTAATTGACTAAGTTGACAGTGCTTATATTGTTTACTAGAATGGTTGTGTGACCTAATAAcctacaaaacaaaattttttcaCAACTTTTAGATTTTCACCTGTGTAAAGCCAAAATGTAAAACTACATGATGTCGTGTAATGAAACCAAACATGCTGACAATCTATCTGTTAGACTGTAGACAAGTTGTTGAATTACTGGTGAAAACCACCAAGGCCAGATTATTGTCTATTTTCTCTACTTTGACAGAACAAATATACTGTCACAAAAGACATCTTTCAATTTCTGAGTTACATCAATTTCTGAGTTACATGAATGTAGCTTTGGCATGCTTCACTAGCTTTCTACAGTACAGAATTTgtttgaaggaagaaaaaagagaataagaCAGCACATACAGATGACAATGACAGAATGAAAACTACAGTTAAGTCACTCCACAGGCAATCACAACAGTTCATGCACTAGGATCAACAAGTTGAAAGTTTTACAAACTAGGCTTGATCTCCACGAGGTGAGCCATGAGAGCTCCAGAAACCTGACTGCCTTCATTCTCACCAGTCCTCTtactcctcctcctctcacTGTCGGCCTTTTCACTCTTTGATTTTATAGATGCTGCCTCTGTTCTCATGTCTCTAGCAGACTTCGGTGTAATGGAAGGCAGGTAAACTTGAGTAGCTTCTGATAAGGATGTGTTCCTTGATGTACTGTCTTCTTCATCATCAGAGACCTCTGACTGcatctttttctcttcatcaGAAAGACGATCCACAAGCTTTAATGTCTCACCACTAATTCCCTTAAAATATTCAATAGAATGTTTACATACCTCCCTaagctgatttttctttactttaaCTGTTGTCATGGTGACGGAGGTAGATCTTACCTTTACTGGTAATTTAGAAGgaagttgttttggtttttctttctctacctGCTCTTGttttggcagggctggagtTCTTCTAGCTACATTACTCCTATGTGTGTTTTTTACAGGAATCCTAGACCTTGCTTCTAGACAGGGagaagaattattttgttttgctttgtcgGGCTTACTAGCCTCTTTCGCTTTACTCCCTGTATTGCTTTGGAGATTATTTTGGGAAAAGACTTGTTTTACTGAGCTGGCCTTTACAGGAAGCTTTGATTTTCCTCTAGCTCCTACCAACTCTGTTGACTTTTGCTGCTCTCCGTGTGGCTTTTGCTTATCTCTTACTCTGTGTCCTTGTGTTGTCCCTGTACCTTTTCCTGAAGTGCTTTTCGCTTGATTAGCTTTCTGGAGGGAACATTTCGGTTCCAAATGTTCTTTTAGCACTACATTACAGGGAATATCATCTGTAGGGACAGCAGATGAATCCaaattgttgttgttattaaaattatcttttggaaaatcagtgttttctgtttgcCTACAGCTCGTCTGGCTAGAAGCTGAACTCGCAATCACTTCTACAGTTTCATTTTCTAATCCCTCACCACTTGGCATCACAGCTTCTATCTTATCTGTCACTTCTCCAGGGCCATCTTTCTTCAGAGTCATGGTGGaagcagaaattcccattttaattGGTGTGCGCAATTTGGGATCAACTTTGGAAGCGTTTACTGCTGCCGATGATTTCTCCAGGGAGTTACTACCAAGTGTTTGTTCCATGCAATCTCCACTGGCCTGGATGCCGGGCTTATTTTCAACTGCTGTTGTTTCTACTGGTCTCTCTAGGGTTGTTTCTACagtgctgtcccctgcctgtggctgtgtgATGGCAGTGACTGTACTTTTATCCCCTTCCCCCTTGTCCCCTGACTTCCCTTCAGAAGTATGCTCACCAATCTGAAAAAATTGGAGTCTTTCTTCAACAAAATCCCTCTTGCTCATGTCAATTGCACCACTGCGAGTCATCTCAAACATCTTCCCCTCATGAAATGGGAAGGGGTTGGGCTCGCTAGTTGGCGTACTCTCATCTGTTGGAGTTCTGGCTGGTGTGGTGTCAGGTGTTGTTGCTTGAGATCTGTCTTCCACTGCCAGACCAAATGGCTTAGCCTCATCCTCCCTCGATTTAGTCTCAAACACTTCATCGTCACCTCGGTTATTCGACCACGGGTCAAAATCTAGACTCTTGGTGGCCACAGTTTTGAAGGGTGTCGCGAATTCTTCGTCTACTTTGTAACTGAAATACGAGTCAGGAAATACAGTCCTGTCAGGGTGTCTGccttccaaagagaaaaactgtGCCCCTGACTTCTTATCGCTCTTATCTCCAGCTTTGTCAGAAGATGGACCTTTGGAAGGTGTCTTGTCTTCTTCAGGGCCTACCTTGCCTTCCTCCTCAATGACTTCAAGCTTACTCTGGCTAAAGCAGCGATCAGTCTGCTTTAGAATGCCTTCTGTAGTCCATACGTCCTTTTTGGTTTCAACTGCCGGACCTGCAAGTTTAGAATCACTCTCAGTTAAACCATCATCTTCATCTTGCAAATCATAACCGTCCAGAGAGTCAATCTCTGTCGCATCGGTATCATGGGAGAATTCTGCAGTGGTTGCTATGGAACACTCTGTGACAGACTGGTCATTGTTACTCCCATTTTGCACTACATCATTCTGGGGTGAATCAACCCCATTGTCAAACTCATTGGGTTTCCCAGAAGTGGGATGTCCTAACTCTTTCTGTTTCTCAATCTTTTCAGGGGCTTTGGGTTTTGAGGTCTCTTTGTGGTCATCTTCCAGCTCTTTCAGTTTGAACGTATACTTTTTAAGCGGAACGGGCTGATAGAGGGATTCATCATCACTGGAGTCACTGACATCTGCTCCCGGTGGCACAGGAGAAGGTGGCTGCACTCTGATGACAGGTTCAGCCAGCTGGCACTTGTCGTGTTCATCTTGCAAGTTCACTTCAGTCATCTCCATCTCACTCTCAGTGGAATAATGAGGCTTCTTTTCTGATTCACCTTGATCTGCATCCAgtggtggaggaggagggaattCAATATAGGCAACTCTGTTACCTTTGGGTCTTTTGTTAGAGTCCTTATTTATGAGATTAGGTAATGTTTTGTCAATCTGTGGTTCCTCAACCTCTGCCTGTTTCACAGATGTTGTCTTAgcctctgcttcctcctctgaCTCCTCAGACACCTCAGGAATAGGGCTGGGCTTGCCTGGGATATAAGCTATTAGTGAGTCAGGTGTTTTAGATGTAAACTCGTAACTCACTTCCTCTGAACTCGGTGTTTCTGGTGTTAAAGGGCTTTTACCAGAGCTGTCTATAAAGGACACTTGTTCTAGCGTGTCATCCTCTGGACTACCTTGTGGAGAAGGAGGCTGTTTCTGCTGCCTAGCTGTGTAAAATGTCCCCCTCGTCTCTTGTACTGTCTTACTTTCCTGActgacaatttttttaatactacCTTGTTGCACCTCTTTCTCATATTGCTTTCCTACTTGAACAAAACTGACATAAACAGGTAAAgtcttaatttcttttactCCCTCAGTGCTCACTAGCGGTGCAACTTTATTCAAGTAATCACTGGCACCGGGGTCAGCTATGTCACTTGAAGGAAATTCCTTTCCTGGGCTACATTCTAAAGAATCTGGTGATTTGCTAGGGGATAGCTCTGTTTCCTCAGCAGGAGGACTTAGACCTATTGAGCTCTGCTGCTTGGTAACCTTTCTGATTTCTGAATGCTTTACTTTTTCATCTTCCACATAATCAATCTGCCTTTCAACTTTCTCCTGAATCACAGCTGATTGGGATACTTTAGCTGAAAGTTCATAGACACCATCAAGCATGGCTCTCTTCTCCTCAACAATTCTGACTGGGATATGGGACACAgcaatttcttctttccttttggaTACTTTATCAGCCACTTCACCATTACGTTCCCCCTCCCTGACAACAAATTCTCTGTATAAAACCCTTTTTGAGGGGGATTTTACAGTCAGTTCCTTCACTTCTTCCGAATGGATTCCATTTGAGGCCACTTTGTGCTCTGTCACAGTGATAAATTCACTTTTTTGGTCAGTTTTAGATTCAGCATGATCAACATGGTTTTCTTTTACTGTATCTGGAACCAGCACATGTgaaagcttttccttctgcGTTTTATGGTTAGAAGTTCCAGGACTTTCCCACGTCCTATAGATTTTTTTGTCCCAGTGTCCCTTCGCCGTTGAGTCTGAGCCATACACCAGGTCTTTTGCCCGTGGTTCTGAAATGCATTCTGCCACGCCTTTCCTCATCTCAGTTCTTTGTGTGTCTGAAGCACGAGAGTCTTCCACAGCTTTCCCTTTACCTGGAACAAGGTCTTCCTGTATTTTCACCTCTTTCTGTAAAGCTGTGCTCCCATCAATGACCTCTATTTGCTTTGCGTGCTTCTCTCTTGAATAGGACTGATACACTGGTAACTTACtttcttgcaatttttttaCTGGAATTTTGGACTGACCATCcagctttttctcttcttgagTTACGTCCTTACTTCTGGGACTTATACCTTGCTCAAATTTAAGCCTAATGGAACTGAGCTTTGATTGCTTCAGCTGAAATCCAGTCTCAGGCACTCCAGTCTGCTGAGCGCTTCCTTTGTGTTCCATAGTTCGTTTAGAGTCCTCTGCAGGTTGCACATATATCCTTTTTTCAGGACTGCTGGGCAAACTGGATGCTTTCCTTTCATCCACCTTGGGAAAGCACTTCCCATCGTGTGCATACTGCTTCACCTTACTCCAATCATCCCCAGATGATGGCAATTCAGAGAGCAGAACCTTctcggggctgctgctggcagagctctggctaGAATGTATTTCCTTGCCATTTTTtttatgctgctttttctctggAGACTGTAGCTCATCATTCAACTTCTCTGTTTTATCCCGAAAAAACTGGGATACTTCAGTcagtttttcttctgcctctttAACAGTCCTGTCCACCCTGTCTTCATATATCAACTTTTCTCTACCTCTGTCTAATCTGTCCTCAGTAAAGCGCATCCACATTGCATGTTTGTGACTACTAACATCTCCAGTGTAGTGTAACACTGTCACTTTATCATAATGATCCTCCTTAGACATTTTACCTACACCATTTTCAGATACATCTTTATAGATTTTGGAGATAATCTCTTTTTTGGGGGCAGTAGCTACTTTTTCTCTGCATCGTTTATCAGTCCCCTGTAACTCTACACTAAGGGGTAGAGCATGGTCAGTAACTGACTCCTCAGTATCAGAATGAGACACATCTAGCTTTTCTGAAAGAAGCATTTTCTCAGCAAACCTGTAAGACTCCCCTCTTAGTTCTGACAACTCATCATCATGGTATTCTACTGAGTGCTGACTCAAAAGCTTCAGTGTTTTGTAAGAGTCATCAGACATGAGTTGAGCAGAACTAGGGCGACTGTCTTCTTCCTGGGACACGGGAGTGTTAACTCTAGAGGATTCCAGATAAGAAGGAAGTGACTCTTCGGCCGTGAGCTCCTCTTCTTCTTGCTGACCTTGTTCGTCTGAACAAGGAAAAGCATCATGTTTTTCCAACTCTTTTAAGTTAATATCTCCCCGAGGTAAGTCTTTCTGATATAcatacatttctttttctggatgcttttttgtttctctaatAATGACTTCAGTAGGTTCAGCCTGATTACCTTGTTCAATATGGACCTCTATTATTCGCTCCAGTTTGGGTTTCATTTTGCTGTCCTTCTCTGCATGTTGTGGTGAAGTTTCAGCAGACTTGCTAACATCGGGCGTTACTGATGATTTATGTTCAAACAGACCTGCCAGTTCTTTGGAAGGGTCACGTCCAGACTGAAAGGCTTTCATTATGTCATGAACAGACATTGTTTCCTCAATTCTTTCAGAGGTGCTTTCTGTGCACGGAGGTTTATGATAAACCATCCTAGTTGTTGTAGTGATATGAGTTTCTTCTTTTACTCGGACACCTTTACCAAGGACGCACTTATGGTCGTCCTCTTCACTGCCACTGGCTTTCATTTGAAAAGCTTTAACCTTCTCTTTAATGGACCCAGAAGGTTTTTGCTCCAGCTCCATAAATGTAGGGGAAGGTTTTGAAGCTGGTAGCTCCTCTGCCTTCTGCTCTGGAATATCTTCCGAAGATGGTTCGTAGCTGCGGATGACGTGAACTACTTCAGTTCTTGTTTCTGTAATGACAGGAGGGATGGGCACATCATGGAAAAGTGGTTTTGGCCCTGTGCTTTCAGCACTTTGTGGGGCAGAAGGTGTCTTTTCGCTCCTCGTTTCAAAGCCACTGTCAGACAAGGGACTTTTATCTTGATCATGTTGAGAAAAGTCATCTGGAGACTCCAAAATAGTGTCTGTTCCAAAAAAGGAGTCTGCAATTTTACATAACTCCTTTTCCGATGTTGAAGGCCTCATGGAGGCTGGAGGCATTTTAAGTTTATGTTCCTGCAAAGCGATGGCTGGTTTTAAAATGCGCTTTTGTCTCTCTtcaccttcttttttcccctcttcaaaCTTGTACTTTATGTTTGTTAATGAACTGCTACCGATATCATTCGCTAAGTAATCAATAACTTTTGACAAGCTATAATCCTTTTCCGACAtggttttagttttaatttGGACCTTCTCTGGAACAGATATAGGAGGGCTTGTCAAAGCTTGCTGTCTCGCTTCATCAATCTCCTCTGTACTGAACTCTACCCAGTCATCCTCAGACAGGTGTCCTTGATCACTTTTGGGTACTTTAGCCGACCCTTTACTTTCTAAACACACATCCTTTTTCAGAATCTCACTAACTTTTACTAAGTcctcttttactttctcaacAATTTTAAAGGGCTCTTCATCATCAATTCTACCCTCTTTTGGTATGTCAGGTTGGAACGGCTTGTCCTCTGCGACATCTGTCTGCAATATCGCAGTCATTCTTATCAGATCCTCTTTCATTTCAGCAACATCTTTCAGTATCTCCTGACTGGAGGATAAGGAAGATGGTGTGGACAGTTTGAGAGCAGAGGGTGCTAAAAACAAGGATGATTTTATTGGAGATGAAGTTCGAGTAAAGGTAGGCTGCGTGCGCGCCTCTGTAGTCAATGTTTTAATAGGTGACAGTAATGCAGCGGCTGATTTTGTAAGCGAAGACGACTCTGGGAGCTTCTTTAATGCTGGTTCAGACAAAACATTGACTACAGAATATACTGGCACTGTTATTGTTGATGAAGTTACTGATGAGGTAGTTGCAGATATTGACCCAAGGGCTGTGTACAAAGCACCTGCAGGAGGAGTTCTCATTGACTGGAAAGCTGATGGTGCTGAAGACACAAATGACCTGAGTGGAGAAAATGACATTGTTGTAGCTGTTGAAAACACTCTCTCAGCCGTGTCAGCAACTGCGTTAGCAGCACAAGTTGCAGaatgtgcagctgcagagatctTGTCTTGAAAAACACCTGCAGCTTTGGATCCATTTATTAAGTTGGCAGAGGATGGGTATTTCAGAGGTGACACAGACCCATTGAGCAATGGTACATCTGTGTGCCCAGCTACATGTTTTGCTGGCGACGAGAGAGACGAGGCCATCATGACTTTAGTGGATGAAACAGCATCAACTGCTGACTTAGCAGGTGACACCACTGACTTTAGAGGGGACGATAAAAGTGAGGATGCTGATGTGATGACCGATTTAAGCGGCAAGCTCGAAGAGTACATGTTAATGTTGGATTTGGGGGATGCTGGAGGCGTCATGGTTATGGATGATCTCTCCAAGAGAGATCCTGCTGTAGTCACTGGAGATGTCCGAGAGGGGAATGTGGTAGTGGAGGCCAGCCCTTTGAGACTGGCAGCTTCTGTGACTGCGGGAGCTCTGATGAAAGAGCCTGAAGTGACCTGCATGTTGTAGGGAGGCTGCGAGACCACAGTTTTTATTGGCGAAGAGATTGTCCGAAACGATCTAATCGGAGATGCTACATCACTAACAGATTTAACTGAAGACGTGGTAGAAGCTCCTAACGTGGATTTGATTGGAGAAGTAGAAGAAACAGACCATATTGATTTTAATGGGGAAGCTGTAGGAGTGTTAGAGGAAGAGCTTGATAAGGAAGTGAAGCCTGATTTGGTTTGCCCAGGCACTGTAATTGGAGCTGTTGTCCATGACTGATATGGCCGTGTTGAAAAGAATGGCTTGTATGAGTAAGTAGCAGGTAGGGATCTTGTTGCTCCTGCACTCCGTTCAACTGTTTCTTAAATtgttaaattaaaatcaaacataaaaatcaacaaaaatgGTTGAAAAACAGAGAGACCAGAGAAGAAAATTGGTCAGTAAACGTTGTAATATTACAAAAAGC
This region includes:
- the ANK3 gene encoding ankyrin-3 isoform X1, whose protein sequence is MAHAASQLKKNRDLEINAEEETEKKRKHRKRSRDRKKKSDTNASYLRAARAGNLEKALDYLKNGVDINISNQNGLNALHLASKEGHVEVVSELIQRGASVDAATKKGNTALHIASLAGQAEVVKVLVTNRANVNAQSQNGFTPLYMAAQENHLEVVKFLLDNGASQSLATEDGFTPLAVALQQGHDQVVSLLLENDTKGKVRLPALHIAARKDDTKAAALLLQNDHNADVESKMMVNRTTESGFTPLHIAAHYGNINVATLLLNRGAAVDFTARNDITPLHVASKRGNANMVKLLLDRGAKIDAKTRDGLTPLHCGARSGHEQVVEMLLDRGAPILSKTKNGLSPLHMATQGDHLNCVQLLIQHNVPVDDVTNDYLTALHVAAHCGHYKVAKVLLDKKANPNAKALNGFTPLHIACKKNRIKVMELLLKHGASIQAVTESGLTPIHVAAFMGHVNIVSQLMHHGASPNTTNVRGETALHMAARAGQTEVVRYLVQNGAQVEAKAKDDQTPLHISARLGKADIVQQLLQQGASPNAATTSGYTPLHLSAREGHEDVASVLLDHGASLSIITKKGFTPLHVAAKYGKIEVANLLLQKNASPDASGKSGLTPLHVAAHYDNQKVALLLLDQGASPHASAKNGYTPLHIAAKKNQMDIATTLLEYGADANAVTRQGIAPLHLASQDGHVDMVSLLLARSANVSLSNKSGLTPLHLAAQEDRVNVAEVLVNQGAAVDAQTKMGYTPLHVGCHYGNIKIVNFLLQHSAKVNAKTKNGYTPLHQAAQQGHTHIINVLLQHGAAPNELTVNGNTALAIAKRLGYISVVDTLKVVTEETMTTITVTEKHKMNVPETMNEVLDMSDDEVRKANAPEILSDAEYLSDVEEAGEDAMTGDTDKYLGPQDLKELGDDSLPAEGYMGFSLGARSASLRSFSSDRSYTLNRSSYARDSMMIEELLVPAKDQHLTFQREFDSDSLRHYSWAADTLDNVNLVSSPIHSGFLVSFMVDARGGSMRGSRHHGMRIIIPPRKCTAPTRITCRLVKRHKLASPPPMVEGEGLASRLVEMGPAGAQFLGPVIVEIPHFGSMRGKERELIVLRSENGETWKEHQYDSKHEDLTEILNGMDEELDSAEELEKKRICRIVTKDFPQYFAVVSRIKQESNQIGPEGGVLSSTTVPRVQAAFPEGALTKRIRVGLQAQPVPEEIVKKILGNKATFSPIVTVEPRRRKFHKPITMTIPVPPPSGEGVTNGYKGDTTPSLRLLCSITGGTSPAQWEDITGTTPLTFSNDCVSFTTNVSARFWLADCHQVLETVGLATQLYRELICVPYMAKFVIFAKMNDPVESNLRCFCMTDDKVDKTLEQQENFEEVARSKDIEVLEGKPIYVDCYGNLAPLTKGGQQLVFNFYAFKENRLPFSIKVRDTSQEPCGRLSFLKEPKTTKGLPQTAVCNLNITLPAHKKETESDQDDETEKADRRQNFVSLALRKRYSYLTEPGMKTVERSAGATRSLPATYSYKPFFSTRPYQSWTTAPITVPGQTKSGFTSLSSSSSNTPTASPLKSIWSVSSTSPIKSTLGASTTSSVKSVSDVASPIRSFRTISSPIKTVVSQPPYNMQVTSGSFIRAPAVTEAASLKGLASTTTFPSRTSPVTTAGSLLERSSITMTPPASPKSNINMYSSSLPLKSVITSASSLLSSPLKSVVSPAKSAVDAVSSTKVMMASSLSSPAKHVAGHTDVPLLNGSVSPLKYPSSANLINGSKAAGVFQDKISAAAHSATCAANAVADTAERVFSTATTMSFSPLRSFVSSAPSAFQSMRTPPAGALYTALGSISATTSSVTSSTITVPVYSVVNVLSEPALKKLPESSSLTKSAAALLSPIKTLTTEARTQPTFTRTSSPIKSSLFLAPSALKLSTPSSLSSSQEILKDVAEMKEDLIRMTAILQTDVAEDKPFQPDIPKEGRIDDEEPFKIVEKVKEDLVKVSEILKKDVCLESKGSAKVPKSDQGHLSEDDWVEFSTEEIDEARQQALTSPPISVPEKVQIKTKTMSEKDYSLSKVIDYLANDIGSSSLTNIKYKFEEGKKEGEERQKRILKPAIALQEHKLKMPPASMRPSTSEKELCKIADSFFGTDTILESPDDFSQHDQDKSPLSDSGFETRSEKTPSAPQSAESTGPKPLFHDVPIPPVITETRTEVVHVIRSYEPSSEDIPEQKAEELPASKPSPTFMELEQKPSGSIKEKVKAFQMKASGSEEDDHKCVLGKGVRVKEETHITTTTRMVYHKPPCTESTSERIEETMSVHDIMKAFQSGRDPSKELAGLFEHKSSVTPDVSKSAETSPQHAEKDSKMKPKLERIIEVHIEQGNQAEPTEVIIRETKKHPEKEMYVYQKDLPRGDINLKELEKHDAFPCSDEQGQQEEEELTAEESLPSYLESSRVNTPVSQEEDSRPSSAQLMSDDSYKTLKLLSQHSVEYHDDELSELRGESYRFAEKMLLSEKLDVSHSDTEESVTDHALPLSVELQGTDKRCREKVATAPKKEIISKIYKDVSENGVGKMSKEDHYDKVTVLHYTGDVSSHKHAMWMRFTEDRLDRGREKLIYEDRVDRTVKEAEEKLTEVSQFFRDKTEKLNDELQSPEKKQHKKNGKEIHSSQSSASSSPEKVLLSELPSSGDDWSKVKQYAHDGKCFPKVDERKASSLPSSPEKRIYVQPAEDSKRTMEHKGSAQQTGVPETGFQLKQSKLSSIRLKFEQGISPRSKDVTQEEKKLDGQSKIPVKKLQESKLPVYQSYSREKHAKQIEVIDGSTALQKEVKIQEDLVPGKGKAVEDSRASDTQRTEMRKGVAECISEPRAKDLVYGSDSTAKGHWDKKIYRTWESPGTSNHKTQKEKLSHVLVPDTVKENHVDHAESKTDQKSEFITVTEHKVASNGIHSEEVKELTVKSPSKRVLYREFVVREGERNGEVADKVSKRKEEIAVSHIPVRIVEEKRAMLDGVYELSAKVSQSAVIQEKVERQIDYVEDEKVKHSEIRKVTKQQSSIGLSPPAEETELSPSKSPDSLECSPGKEFPSSDIADPGASDYLNKVAPLVSTEGVKEIKTLPVYVSFVQVGKQYEKEVQQGSIKKIVSQESKTVQETRGTFYTARQQKQPPSPQGSPEDDTLEQVSFIDSSGKSPLTPETPSSEEVSYEFTSKTPDSLIAYIPGKPSPIPEVSEESEEEAEAKTTSVKQAEVEEPQIDKTLPNLINKDSNKRPKGNRVAYIEFPPPPPLDADQGESEKKPHYSTESEMEMTEVNLQDEHDKCQLAEPVIRVQPPSPVPPGADVSDSSDDESLYQPVPLKKYTFKLKELEDDHKETSKPKAPEKIEKQKELGHPTSGKPNEFDNGVDSPQNDVVQNGSNNDQSVTECSIATTAEFSHDTDATEIDSLDGYDLQDEDDGLTESDSKLAGPAVETKKDVWTTEGILKQTDRCFSQSKLEVIEEEGKVGPEEDKTPSKGPSSDKAGDKSDKKSGAQFFSLEGRHPDRTVFPDSYFSYKVDEEFATPFKTVATKSLDFDPWSNNRGDDEVFETKSREDEAKPFGLAVEDRSQATTPDTTPARTPTDESTPTSEPNPFPFHEGKMFEMTRSGAIDMSKRDFVEERLQFFQIGEHTSEGKSGDKGEGDKSTVTAITQPQAGDSTVETTLERPVETTAVENKPGIQASGDCMEQTLGSNSLEKSSAAVNASKVDPKLRTPIKMGISASTMTLKKDGPGEVTDKIEAVMPSGEGLENETVEVIASSASSQTSCRQTENTDFPKDNFNNNNNLDSSAVPTDDIPCNVVLKEHLEPKCSLQKANQAKSTSGKGTGTTQGHRVRDKQKPHGEQQKSTELVGARGKSKLPVKASSVKQVFSQNNLQSNTGSKAKEASKPDKAKQNNSSPCLEARSRIPVKNTHRSNVARRTPALPKQEQVEKEKPKQLPSKLPVKVRSTSVTMTTVKVKKNQLREVCKHSIEYFKGISGETLKLVDRLSDEEKKMQSEVSDDEEDSTSRNTSLSEATQVYLPSITPKSARDMRTEAASIKSKSEKADSERRRSKRTGPQSPCERTDIRMAIVADHLGLSWTELARELNFSVDEINQIRVENPNSLIAQSFMLLKKWVTRDGKNATTDALTSVLTKINRIDIVTLLEGPIFDYGNISGTRSFADENNVFHDPIDGYPSIQVELETPTGLRFVPPTPLHQDDFLSDTSSLESPLRTPSRLSDVVVTSQGHVDGTAAAPPVVTEEDTSLDDSRVDFSVPREGTPKDISLGESQLEEVDLKDFPRYLGSYGISKDAKQRQSEETSKRGVRTEQPEREKSGTDEEMTAEKFKSLFEDIHLEEGAESEEMTEERVWSILKGVQQAEREMSSITGWQPDSSSVSEAPTSGRRIGGSLLDRLDESSDQCRDSVTSYVKGEAGKPETNGSLSESTSEAKTKSYIQEALNDVGKHSDKETLKTKSQISTGTDEQTLSSAAYQKSLEETSKPTTEGSKTSVPVSVKKMGWSTSEDGKPRTSIQEEEGAVMSEQKGEEAKNIPGESVTEEQFTDEEGNVITRKITRKVVRRVVIPHERKVGEMQGEAYKVKTKKEVRHVEKKSYS